TAGCGGATTCCGACGAGAGGAGCAAGCTCGGAGTCGGTGTCCGGTTATCCAATAGCTCCCAAGAGTCCACCATCGCAGCATACACTTGAACCAGATTCTTCAAGCTGCGTGCAAATCGGCGAATAATGTCTTTATCCGGAATGTCATGTCCACCGAGGGCCACCCGCCTTCGGATTCTCTCCCGCGCTAGTTCAACCGAAGGAATCCACAGAAAGAAAAGCTCCACTCGATAGCCTCGGGACTTTGCGCAATCCAACAGTCTCGACTGACTGGATCCGCTCAAGGTGCT
This portion of the Verrucomicrobiota bacterium genome encodes:
- a CDS encoding zeta toxin family protein; this encodes MDRGCSFGLESTLSGSSQSRLLDCAKSRGYRVELFFLWIPSVELARERIRRRVALGGHDIPDKDIIRRFARSLKNLVQVYAAMVDSWELLDNRTPTPSLLLSSESATLQELEALLCSP